In Deltaproteobacteria bacterium, the following proteins share a genomic window:
- a CDS encoding HDOD domain-containing protein, translated as MSETKRNLDGLIEKIEEIPTIPVVSQKVMELSGDEEARFEDFVEIIEKDQALAARILRVANSAFYGFLSRISSLEHALVILGIDEVRSIVLGCSVYNFFSQSESDAFERTGFWKHAIICSQVARLLGTHFNIRNNGSFFLGGLIHDIGKVVLDQYFHEDFLKIIGHVSLTKTTFSKAEKKILGTTHYQIGAKLLKQWRFPDEVVTQILYHHAPWRDENPGPNSSMIYLANVLTKLAGYPCHPDEQQIDLHEFANSSELDFIIKKGFDLDYETIKNLISDIQEFALAEADNVMKLFN; from the coding sequence ATGAGCGAGACCAAGAGAAATTTGGACGGGTTGATCGAAAAGATCGAAGAGATACCGACCATTCCGGTCGTTTCCCAGAAGGTCATGGAACTTTCCGGAGACGAAGAAGCCCGTTTTGAGGATTTCGTAGAGATTATCGAAAAAGACCAGGCATTGGCCGCAAGGATACTAAGAGTTGCAAACTCTGCTTTTTACGGCTTTCTGAGCCGGATCAGTTCTCTTGAGCATGCTTTGGTCATTTTGGGTATTGATGAGGTAAGGTCCATTGTGCTGGGCTGTTCCGTATACAATTTCTTTTCTCAGAGTGAAAGTGACGCCTTTGAGCGCACAGGATTCTGGAAACATGCCATCATATGCAGCCAGGTTGCCAGGTTATTGGGCACACATTTTAATATCCGCAATAACGGCTCTTTCTTTCTTGGTGGGCTTATTCACGATATTGGAAAGGTCGTCCTTGATCAATATTTTCATGAAGACTTCCTGAAAATCATCGGACATGTCTCCTTGACCAAGACTACCTTCAGTAAAGCGGAAAAGAAGATCCTTGGGACAACCCACTATCAAATCGGAGCAAAACTCCTCAAGCAGTGGAGATTCCCTGACGAGGTTGTCACGCAAATCCTATATCATCATGCGCCGTGGCGTGATGAAAATCCCGGGCCAAATTCCAGCATGATATACCTTGCAAACGTTCTCACAAAACTGGCTGGTTACCCGTGCCATCCGGATGAGCAACAGATCGATCTCCATGAATTCGCAAACTCGTCAGAACTCGATTTCATTATCAAAAAAGGATTTGACCTCGATTACGAGACAATCAAAAACCTCATAAGTGACATTCAGGAGTTTGCGCTCGCAGAGGCGGACAATGTAATGAAGCTCTTTAACTGA
- a CDS encoding VWA domain-containing protein, with protein sequence MKRKGHIDLLRVITDKIGAEFLDGSKNIIKAGDRITIFSFDEGVKLEATALYQTENDILPIKDRLVRLNKKSGSLTFISEAIVQATDFAGQYSKFFHTNALYVFTDGKSEPYSNKWSKEKKEARKKKDMENFKKISLLGREHELNAWLGVLKWEAFNDAKSLVAKLGKGAHLVDLTDFNRLSLEKALTNFAETVRSSLELPDLRAINFGTIPYDRVGQYQKHVSFNVRGDKINEPPPITGRISFDPNNPSEIPQDYPLEIRTTKDKMLFNFQLAQSNELKPGTYKGKLDLFPSQKHFGTLVIKPSQFHVKFKKAGYLSFYVWRGLAALVATLFISFYLISKIRRKMPIKV encoded by the coding sequence ATGAAAAGGAAAGGTCATATAGACCTGCTAAGAGTAATTACAGACAAAATTGGCGCCGAATTTCTCGACGGCAGCAAGAATATCATTAAGGCCGGAGACAGGATAACTATTTTTTCGTTTGATGAAGGAGTGAAACTGGAAGCAACAGCCCTGTACCAGACCGAAAATGATATCCTTCCGATCAAAGATAGACTGGTCAGGCTGAACAAGAAGAGTGGCAGCTTGACATTCATTTCTGAAGCTATCGTCCAGGCTACGGATTTCGCAGGACAATATAGTAAATTTTTTCACACCAACGCACTGTACGTATTCACAGACGGAAAGTCTGAACCATATTCCAACAAATGGTCAAAAGAGAAAAAAGAGGCAAGGAAGAAAAAAGATATGGAGAACTTTAAGAAGATCTCACTACTTGGGAGGGAGCATGAATTGAATGCCTGGCTTGGTGTCTTGAAATGGGAAGCATTCAATGATGCGAAGTCTCTTGTAGCGAAGTTGGGCAAGGGGGCACATCTTGTCGATCTGACAGATTTTAATCGCCTGTCATTAGAGAAAGCCTTGACCAATTTTGCTGAAACAGTGAGATCCAGCCTTGAACTGCCGGATTTGAGAGCAATAAATTTCGGCACAATCCCTTATGACCGTGTGGGGCAATACCAAAAACATGTCTCTTTCAACGTACGGGGGGACAAAATCAACGAGCCGCCTCCGATAACCGGACGCATCAGTTTTGATCCGAACAACCCTTCTGAAATTCCACAGGACTATCCTTTAGAGATAAGAACTACGAAAGACAAAATGCTGTTTAACTTTCAACTAGCACAATCCAACGAACTCAAACCTGGTACGTACAAAGGGAAGCTTGACCTCTTCCCATCTCAAAAGCACTTCGGCACTCTTGTAATCAAACCATCACAGTTTCATGTGAAATTCAAAAAAGCAGGCTATTTATCGTTTTATGTTTGGAGAGGGCTGGCTGCGCTTGTCGCTACCCTTTTCATTTCCTTTTACCTAATAAGCAAAATCAGAAGGAAGATGCCCATCAAGGTGTAA
- a CDS encoding HDOD domain-containing protein, which yields MKNREKAKLLKRILDSQGLRSLSPLAIKLVELAADDRSSARDLAAIIEQDPGLATRLLRLVGSAFFARPQPVASISQAVVLVGFKRVRIMGLTLSLRDTFPMGGTEGMDYNHFWKTSLYRALIAHDFAQCAQPRSLDPGEAFVAGLILEIGMLMLYHAACPEEMRKSFPGGNLPLEKAVSWEEKNLGVNHREVGSLILRRWRFSADLVDSQSYFGTGAIEADKPILCRVVELARRATEIVFGQTADLHELQRLAQDLLKLEPQGVNVILSEAFDKVEDLAEQLLIEVDSQTDIVRVMENANQALGRINASMDTSLQGLLDQVGRYDRSLNRISEEMSQSRRDILQNTLDAVAHEIRNPLLAIGGFARRLAHQAGAEDHGRQYAKIIAEESIRLERILKEILEYTRAYEPTFAEKDLVRVTDKILDEFRDLFHEKGIDVVRHFPEEPVRVPVDTDGISRVLRQLVKNAIGMIGQDGGAVAVTVQPFRQTRQVCIGISDNGRPMPDDIRDALEESNPSTKTFSVGLGLPMARKIIEAHNGRIELEIQDGVGNSVRFFLPMLQSH from the coding sequence ATGAAAAATCGCGAAAAAGCAAAGCTGCTCAAGAGGATTCTGGACAGTCAGGGCCTTCGCTCGTTATCGCCTCTTGCCATCAAGTTGGTTGAACTCGCTGCGGACGACCGGAGCTCTGCACGGGATTTGGCCGCAATCATTGAACAGGACCCTGGTCTGGCTACGCGGCTTCTGAGATTAGTTGGCAGCGCTTTTTTTGCTCGGCCACAGCCGGTCGCCTCTATCTCCCAGGCAGTTGTCCTGGTAGGTTTCAAGAGGGTGCGCATCATGGGTTTAACCCTTTCTCTGCGGGACACATTTCCCATGGGCGGGACAGAGGGCATGGACTACAATCATTTCTGGAAGACCTCTTTGTATCGAGCGCTCATTGCACATGATTTTGCCCAGTGCGCGCAGCCACGCAGCCTCGATCCGGGAGAAGCCTTTGTGGCGGGCTTGATCCTGGAAATCGGCATGCTCATGCTTTACCATGCGGCTTGTCCCGAGGAGATGAGGAAGAGCTTTCCTGGCGGGAATCTGCCCCTGGAAAAGGCCGTTTCCTGGGAGGAGAAAAATCTGGGTGTCAACCACAGGGAGGTAGGGAGCCTCATTCTGCGACGCTGGCGGTTTTCAGCCGATCTGGTGGATAGCCAGAGTTATTTCGGGACGGGGGCCATTGAGGCAGACAAGCCGATTCTGTGCAGGGTGGTGGAGCTGGCAAGGAGAGCAACGGAAATCGTATTCGGTCAAACCGCGGATTTGCATGAGCTGCAAAGGCTGGCTCAAGACCTCCTGAAGTTGGAACCGCAGGGGGTGAACGTCATTCTGTCAGAGGCATTTGATAAGGTTGAAGACTTGGCCGAGCAACTCCTTATCGAGGTTGATTCACAGACCGACATAGTAAGGGTAATGGAAAACGCAAATCAGGCCCTCGGTCGGATAAACGCCTCCATGGACACCTCCCTTCAGGGGCTTTTGGACCAGGTGGGTCGGTATGACCGATCACTGAACCGGATATCTGAGGAGATGAGCCAAAGCCGCAGAGATATCCTTCAAAACACTCTGGACGCGGTGGCCCACGAGATTCGCAACCCACTGCTTGCCATCGGGGGCTTTGCCAGGAGGCTCGCACACCAGGCCGGCGCAGAAGATCATGGCAGGCAATATGCCAAAATCATTGCCGAAGAGTCTATACGGCTGGAGCGCATCTTAAAGGAGATCCTGGAATATACACGAGCTTACGAGCCCACTTTTGCCGAGAAAGACCTTGTTAGAGTAACAGACAAGATCCTTGATGAATTTCGAGATCTCTTCCACGAAAAAGGCATCGACGTGGTCAGGCATTTTCCTGAAGAACCGGTCCGGGTCCCTGTGGACACGGACGGAATTTCCAGGGTGTTGCGACAGCTTGTGAAGAACGCCATTGGCATGATTGGTCAAGACGGTGGCGCTGTAGCCGTGACCGTTCAACCCTTCCGGCAAACCAGACAAGTATGCATCGGCATTTCTGACAACGGGCGCCCCATGCCGGATGACATACGAGATGCCTTAGAGGAGTCGAATCCTTCCACCAAGACCTTTAGCGTCGGCCTGGGTCTTCCCATGGCACGAAAAATCATAGAAGCTCACAATGGCAGAATTGAGTTGGAAATCCAGGATGGCGTGGGAAATAGCGTGAGGTTTTTCCTTCCGATGTTGCAGTCTCATTGA
- a CDS encoding aminotransferase class IV, producing MKNRTLFFGEGLFETFRVYAGRKVAFVEDHLDRMTDGCRFFALPFSRKKAMDALILALKEIPAGTEARLRLNLISYGDHSVEKTAFQTTWEPLHGIRAWQDSGVKLALAPFQRFSQSPLVRFKTTSYLENIFVFNWAREEGLFDALFTNERGEITEGSVTNVFFLNKGRINTPPVDAGLLPGITRKQIIKVARRIGVSLTESKVTPADLNRFDGAFVTNSVIEALPVRRIGATDYGFPEMIKVLQEGYQKRLEIYFLETHPLLFS from the coding sequence ATGAAAAACCGAACTCTCTTTTTTGGTGAAGGCCTCTTTGAGACGTTTCGCGTCTATGCAGGCAGAAAGGTCGCCTTTGTAGAGGATCATTTGGACCGCATGACCGACGGGTGCCGCTTTTTCGCCCTCCCCTTCTCTAGAAAAAAAGCTATGGATGCATTGATACTGGCCCTAAAGGAAATTCCAGCCGGCACAGAGGCCCGCCTTCGGCTCAACCTGATCTCCTATGGAGATCACAGTGTGGAAAAAACAGCTTTCCAGACAACCTGGGAGCCATTGCACGGGATCCGGGCCTGGCAGGATTCAGGGGTCAAGCTGGCCTTGGCCCCTTTTCAGAGATTTTCTCAGTCTCCTTTGGTAAGGTTCAAGACAACTTCCTACCTGGAAAACATCTTTGTTTTCAACTGGGCCAGAGAGGAGGGGTTGTTTGATGCCCTCTTTACGAACGAACGTGGCGAGATTACTGAGGGGAGTGTCACTAACGTGTTCTTCTTGAACAAAGGGAGGATCAATACACCGCCGGTAGATGCAGGCCTCCTTCCAGGTATAACACGCAAGCAGATCATAAAGGTTGCCAGGAGGATTGGCGTCTCCTTGACCGAATCGAAGGTGACGCCGGCAGATCTGAACCGATTTGACGGGGCCTTTGTCACCAACTCGGTCATTGAGGCCCTGCCAGTGCGCAGGATAGGCGCTACGGATTACGGGTTTCCTGAAATGATCAAGGTGTTACAAGAGGGCTATCAAAAACGTTTGGAGATCTATTTTCTGGAAACGCATCCGCTCCTTTTTTCGTAG
- the pabB gene encoding aminodeoxychorismate synthase component I produces MTIKAGPCQVFRSVCHKPGAIFLETQKPSFTNRYSFIAWKPEKVLSGDITGLKKDDFFGFISSNAQVYFVAGYIGYEACQWIENLPRPGGKDRALPDIYLGAYPQVLVFDHFQKSWSCWHRDERPALPASRYENSRPCTGKIIGFNQSKATYLENVRHVLDHIRKGDVYQINYTQRVYFTCRGDIFDLYLHLREIQPVAYAAFINLGDGLVISGSPELFLRLKKNKILSKPMKGTRRRSSNASTDRRLRQELKKSEKDRAENTMIVDLMRNDLGRFSEFGSVEVPRLYVVEAYDTVYQMVSYVTGRVRNDTSMSDIIRATFPPGSITGAPKKRTMEIIYKLEPHQRGVYCGTIGYFFQDKMTLNVAIRTLELWDGQGVLGVGGGIVADSDPEGEYEESILKAKASMMAIGIEL; encoded by the coding sequence TTGACAATCAAAGCCGGTCCCTGTCAGGTCTTCAGATCCGTCTGTCATAAACCGGGCGCCATCTTTTTAGAAACTCAGAAGCCTTCCTTTACCAACCGATATTCCTTTATTGCCTGGAAGCCGGAAAAGGTGCTTAGCGGAGATATCACGGGCCTTAAGAAGGATGATTTCTTTGGTTTCATATCATCCAATGCACAAGTCTACTTTGTAGCCGGTTACATAGGGTACGAAGCCTGTCAGTGGATAGAAAACCTGCCAAGGCCTGGCGGCAAGGACAGAGCACTTCCTGACATCTACCTTGGGGCCTACCCTCAAGTCCTCGTATTTGATCATTTCCAAAAGAGCTGGTCCTGCTGGCACAGAGACGAACGCCCTGCCCTACCTGCCTCTCGTTATGAAAACAGCAGGCCCTGTACGGGCAAAATAATAGGATTCAATCAAAGCAAAGCCACCTATCTTGAAAATGTCCGCCACGTACTCGATCATATAAGGAAAGGAGATGTTTATCAGATCAACTACACCCAGAGGGTCTATTTCACCTGCCGGGGAGACATCTTTGATCTGTACTTGCACTTGAGGGAGATCCAGCCGGTCGCCTATGCGGCCTTCATCAACTTGGGAGATGGTCTGGTTATTTCCGGAAGCCCGGAACTTTTTTTGCGCCTCAAAAAAAATAAGATCTTGAGCAAGCCGATGAAGGGAACGAGAAGAAGATCGAGTAATGCCTCTACAGACAGGAGATTGCGGCAGGAACTCAAAAAAAGCGAGAAAGATAGAGCTGAAAACACCATGATCGTGGATCTCATGAGAAACGATTTGGGAAGGTTCTCCGAATTCGGTTCTGTGGAGGTGCCCAGACTGTATGTCGTGGAGGCCTACGACACCGTCTATCAAATGGTTTCTTACGTGACTGGCAGGGTTAGAAATGACACTTCGATGTCCGACATCATCCGCGCCACCTTTCCGCCAGGCTCTATTACGGGCGCCCCTAAAAAAAGGACCATGGAGATCATTTATAAACTGGAACCCCATCAACGAGGCGTGTATTGTGGAACGATTGGATATTTTTTTCAGGATAAAATGACCCTGAACGTAGCGATTCGAACTCTTGAACTATGGGACGGACAGGGTGTCCTCGGGGTGGGAGGGGGTATCGTGGCTGATTCAGACCCTGAAGGAGAATATGAGGAGAGTATCCTCAAGGCAAAAGCTTCCATGATGGCAATTGGAATCGAATTATAG